The proteins below come from a single uncultured Gellertiella sp. genomic window:
- a CDS encoding DUF998 domain-containing protein, producing the protein MDMFSSPAAIGEWHAPAAVVALMATAVSCASLLLLHIVSPEFAPSWRMVSEYANGRFHWMLTLVFISWAISSFALAWALSPVWASSLGKVGLVFLLLGGIGQVMGGLFDINHQLHGPAAMIGIPSLCVAAVTLTLAMSRRSGISAPPHWSAHLPWISFALMLVTLAMFFSALKAAGIDVATQTRPLAELPSGVTGHVGWANRLIFATTYLWTVLAALAVLNAENGTP; encoded by the coding sequence ATGGACATGTTTTCCAGTCCCGCAGCCATCGGAGAATGGCATGCCCCGGCGGCGGTTGTCGCGCTGATGGCAACGGCGGTGTCCTGCGCATCGCTGCTCCTGCTCCATATCGTCAGTCCCGAATTCGCGCCATCATGGCGCATGGTCAGTGAATATGCCAATGGGCGCTTTCACTGGATGCTGACATTGGTCTTCATCAGCTGGGCCATCAGTTCCTTTGCGCTCGCCTGGGCACTTTCGCCGGTCTGGGCCAGCAGCCTGGGCAAGGTCGGGCTGGTCTTCCTCCTGCTGGGCGGCATCGGCCAGGTGATGGGCGGCCTGTTCGACATCAATCACCAGCTGCATGGACCGGCCGCAATGATCGGCATCCCCTCGCTCTGCGTCGCCGCTGTCACTCTTACCCTCGCAATGTCCCGCCGGAGCGGCATATCGGCACCGCCGCACTGGTCGGCGCATCTGCCATGGATCAGCTTTGCGCTGATGCTCGTCACCCTCGCGATGTTCTTTTCGGCGCTCAAGGCGGCAGGCATCGACGTGGCGACGCAGACCAGGCCACTTGCCGAGCTTCCCTCCGGCGTCACCGGCCATGTTGGCTGGGCCAACCGGTTGATTTTTGCGACCACCTATCTCTGGACCGTGCTTGCAGCGCTTGCCGTCCTCAATGCAGAGAATGGCACGCCGTGA
- the kdpB gene encoding potassium-transporting ATPase subunit KdpB: MKRQSTQLFDRAIFVPAIGDAVRKLDPRQLYRNPVIFVTEAVAALTTLFFVRDLVTNPSAAPFSGQIAAWLWFTVFFATFAESVAEGRGKAQAESLRRAKTDLTAHRVQADGSGLSEAVSASSLKVGDIVIVEAGDLIPGDGEVIEGIATVNESAITGESAPVIREAGGDRSAVTGGTQVLSDAIRVRITVPPGGTFLDRMIALIEGAERQRTPNEIALSILLSGLTLIFLIAVVTLGGLAVYSGTILSVTVLSALLVTLIPTTIGGLLSAIGIAGMDRLVRFNVIAISGRAVEAAGDVDTLLLDKTGTITFGNRMASEFLPVAGVTAGDLAEAALLASLADETPEGRSIVALARSDFGLTEPGAPDVVVPFTAETRISGVDIGSRNLRKGAVDSILRFAGLQPAGAPHGFRESVEKIARSGGTPLAVADGHRILGIVHLKDVVKPGIKDRFAAMRAMGIRTVMVTGDNPLTAAAIASEAGVDDFLAEAKPEDKLAYIRQEQKGGKLIAMCGDGTNDAPALAQADVGVAMQTGTQAAREAANMVDLDSSPTKLIEIVEIGKQLLMTRGALTTFSIANDVAKYFAIIPALFIAAYPGLNALNIMGLGSPRSAILSAVIFNALIIIGLIPLALKGVRYRPVGAAALLRRNLAVYGLGGLILPFACIKIVDLVVNSLHLV; encoded by the coding sequence ATGAAACGCCAGTCAACCCAGCTTTTCGATCGCGCCATCTTCGTGCCGGCGATCGGCGATGCCGTCCGCAAGCTCGATCCGCGCCAGCTCTATCGCAATCCGGTGATCTTCGTCACCGAGGCCGTGGCGGCGCTGACGACGCTCTTCTTCGTCCGGGATCTCGTCACCAATCCCTCCGCCGCGCCCTTCTCCGGCCAGATCGCCGCATGGCTCTGGTTCACCGTCTTCTTCGCAACCTTTGCGGAATCCGTCGCCGAGGGCCGGGGCAAGGCGCAGGCCGAAAGTCTGCGCCGCGCAAAGACCGATCTCACCGCGCACCGCGTGCAAGCCGATGGCAGCGGCCTGTCCGAAGCCGTCAGCGCCTCAAGCCTGAAGGTCGGCGATATCGTGATCGTCGAGGCGGGGGACCTGATCCCCGGTGACGGCGAGGTGATCGAGGGCATCGCCACGGTCAATGAAAGTGCCATCACGGGCGAGTCCGCGCCCGTGATCCGCGAGGCGGGCGGTGACCGTTCCGCAGTCACCGGCGGCACGCAGGTGCTGTCGGATGCAATCAGGGTCAGGATCACCGTGCCGCCGGGCGGTACCTTCCTCGACCGCATGATCGCGCTTATCGAAGGCGCGGAACGCCAGCGCACGCCGAACGAGATCGCGCTGTCGATCCTGCTTTCCGGCCTGACCCTCATCTTCCTCATCGCGGTCGTGACGCTGGGCGGACTTGCCGTCTATTCCGGCACCATCCTGTCGGTCACCGTGCTCTCGGCCCTTCTCGTCACGCTGATTCCGACAACAATCGGCGGCCTGCTGTCCGCAATCGGCATAGCCGGCATGGATCGCCTCGTGCGCTTCAACGTCATCGCCATTTCCGGTCGCGCCGTCGAAGCCGCCGGCGACGTCGATACACTCCTTCTTGACAAGACCGGCACCATTACCTTCGGCAACCGCATGGCAAGCGAATTCCTGCCTGTCGCCGGCGTCACCGCCGGGGATCTGGCCGAAGCCGCGCTTCTGGCGAGCCTTGCCGACGAAACACCGGAAGGCCGCTCCATCGTGGCGCTCGCCCGCAGCGACTTCGGCCTCACCGAACCGGGCGCACCGGATGTGGTCGTGCCCTTCACCGCTGAAACCCGCATTTCGGGCGTCGACATCGGCAGCCGGAACCTGCGCAAGGGCGCCGTCGATTCCATCCTGCGTTTTGCCGGTCTTCAACCGGCCGGGGCACCGCACGGCTTCCGCGAAAGCGTGGAGAAGATCGCCCGCAGCGGCGGCACGCCTCTGGCCGTCGCCGATGGCCACCGGATCCTCGGGATCGTTCACCTGAAGGATGTGGTGAAGCCCGGCATCAAGGACCGTTTCGCCGCCATGCGCGCCATGGGCATTCGCACCGTCATGGTGACCGGCGACAATCCGCTGACGGCAGCCGCCATTGCGTCCGAGGCCGGCGTGGACGATTTCCTGGCCGAAGCAAAGCCGGAGGACAAGCTCGCCTATATCCGCCAGGAGCAAAAGGGCGGCAAGCTCATCGCCATGTGCGGCGACGGCACCAATGATGCGCCGGCACTTGCCCAGGCGGATGTTGGCGTCGCCATGCAGACGGGCACCCAGGCCGCCCGCGAGGCCGCCAATATGGTGGACCTCGACAGTTCACCCACCAAGCTGATCGAGATCGTGGAGATTGGCAAGCAGCTGCTGATGACGCGCGGCGCGCTCACCACCTTCTCGATTGCCAATGATGTGGCGAAATATTTCGCCATCATACCGGCGCTGTTCATCGCGGCCTATCCGGGCCTCAACGCGCTTAACATCATGGGGCTCGGCTCACCGCGCTCGGCGATCCTTTCCGCCGTCATCTTCAACGCGCTGATCATCATCGGCCTGATCCCGCTGGCCTTGAAGGGCGTCCGTTACCGCCCGGTCGGTGCGGCGGCGCTGCTTCGCCGCAACCTCGCCGTCTATGGCCTCGGCGGCCTGATCCTGCCCTTTGCCTGCATCAAGATCGTCGATCTCGTCGTCAACAGCCTTCACCTGGTGTAA
- a CDS encoding sensor histidine kinase KdpD, with protein MSDAPGHSRPDPDALLSLAKREQRGRLTVFLGAAPGVGKTFAMLSRARRLKTEGFDIAIGLVETHGRAETAELLAGLEILPRRMIDYRGKLIEEFDLDAALVRRPAILIVDELAHSNPPDCRHPKRYQDVEELLEAGINVWTAINVQHFESLSDLVSQITGIAVRETVPDRVINEADNIVLIDLPPDELIERLKQGKVYVPENAKRAMEKFFRPGNLAALREIALRRTADRVDDQMVDYLRQNAIGQTWATAERLIVCIAADAVALSVVRAASRLAVSLNARWTVVHAERPDRPVEGDALALVDEAMDLATRLGAETRRLIAPDYVDALLKLARNEHATQIVIGISRRNAFSRIVRPALAASLIRRAEGLSIHLVTAQPRPHEQRRDSPARQARRLPGRVQDLGIPVASTSAATLLGLVLNSLLPLPNVSLLYLLAVVMAAIRNGYRAAIITAILSALAYNFFFIAPIGTLTIAAPHEVFAFVIFIIAAVIAGGIASRVRDQARSAGERARVTQSLYEFSSKISATADADEVVWAAVSQLHAMLRRPVVILMPRQGELSVHAAWPPDTAVEVIDAGAARWAYDRREPAGSGTGTLPSSAFQFRPLETPQGVVGVCGYGIAGGALSSSDERIFGAVIHQVAVAIDRARLSKAAMEHTAALAGERFRSALLSSISHDLRTPLATITGAISSLRQFGGRMSAETRDDMLQTIDEEGARLARYVSNLLDMTRIEAGSIEPSREWIDPADVVREAASMGRRNHPQADIETSVAVDMPLIRGDAVLLQQVLFNLVDNAVKHGGDGPITLYARPDGDDIMISVTDLGRGMPASELPKVFGKFFRGGGRSDGRVIGTGLGLAIAKGFVEAMGGTISVASPAIRKRGTRFTIRLPVPEQPDLEKESR; from the coding sequence ATGTCAGACGCTCCGGGACACAGCAGGCCAGATCCAGACGCGTTGCTCTCGCTGGCGAAGCGGGAGCAACGCGGACGCCTGACCGTGTTTCTCGGAGCCGCTCCGGGCGTCGGCAAGACCTTCGCCATGCTTTCGCGCGCCAGGCGGCTGAAGACGGAAGGCTTCGATATCGCCATCGGCCTCGTCGAAACCCATGGGCGGGCCGAAACGGCGGAATTGCTGGCCGGGCTCGAAATCCTGCCCCGCCGGATGATCGATTACCGGGGCAAATTGATCGAGGAATTCGATCTCGATGCCGCACTTGTTCGCCGGCCCGCAATCCTGATCGTGGATGAACTTGCCCACAGCAACCCGCCCGACTGCCGCCATCCGAAGCGCTACCAGGATGTCGAGGAACTGCTTGAGGCAGGCATCAATGTCTGGACCGCGATCAATGTCCAGCATTTCGAAAGCCTGTCTGACCTCGTCTCGCAGATCACCGGCATCGCCGTTCGCGAGACCGTCCCGGACCGGGTGATCAACGAGGCCGACAATATCGTGCTGATCGACCTGCCGCCGGACGAGCTGATCGAACGGCTGAAGCAGGGAAAGGTCTATGTGCCGGAGAATGCCAAGAGAGCGATGGAGAAATTCTTTCGCCCCGGCAATCTGGCGGCGCTCAGGGAAATTGCGTTGAGACGCACGGCTGATCGTGTCGACGATCAGATGGTCGACTATCTCAGGCAGAATGCGATCGGCCAGACCTGGGCGACGGCTGAACGCCTGATCGTCTGCATTGCGGCGGACGCTGTCGCGCTTTCGGTCGTGCGTGCGGCAAGCCGGCTGGCGGTCAGCCTCAATGCCCGCTGGACGGTGGTGCATGCCGAGCGACCTGACCGGCCTGTCGAGGGGGATGCCCTCGCGCTCGTCGATGAAGCCATGGATCTGGCGACCCGGCTCGGTGCCGAGACCCGGAGGCTGATTGCGCCGGACTATGTGGATGCATTGCTCAAGCTGGCACGCAACGAACATGCAACCCAGATCGTCATCGGCATTTCGAGGCGCAACGCCTTTTCGCGCATCGTCAGGCCTGCGCTTGCGGCGAGCCTGATCAGGCGGGCGGAAGGCCTGTCCATCCATCTCGTGACAGCGCAGCCGCGGCCGCATGAACAACGACGGGACAGTCCGGCCAGGCAGGCAAGACGGCTGCCCGGACGGGTTCAGGATCTCGGCATCCCGGTCGCAAGCACCAGCGCGGCAACATTGCTCGGGCTGGTGCTGAACAGCCTCCTGCCGCTGCCGAATGTCTCGCTGCTCTACCTTCTCGCCGTGGTGATGGCCGCCATTCGCAATGGCTATCGCGCGGCGATCATCACCGCCATTCTCTCCGCGCTGGCCTATAATTTCTTCTTCATCGCCCCCATCGGCACGCTGACCATTGCCGCCCCGCATGAAGTCTTTGCCTTCGTCATCTTCATCATCGCGGCAGTGATCGCCGGTGGCATCGCCTCGCGCGTTCGCGACCAGGCAAGAAGTGCAGGCGAACGGGCCAGGGTGACGCAATCCCTCTACGAATTTTCCAGCAAGATTTCCGCAACGGCCGACGCGGATGAGGTCGTCTGGGCGGCTGTCTCGCAGCTGCATGCCATGCTGAGACGCCCGGTCGTCATCCTGATGCCACGGCAGGGCGAACTCTCCGTCCACGCCGCATGGCCACCGGATACGGCGGTGGAAGTCATCGATGCCGGCGCGGCGCGCTGGGCTTACGACAGGCGCGAGCCCGCGGGCTCCGGAACCGGAACGCTCCCTTCCAGCGCCTTCCAGTTCCGGCCACTCGAAACCCCGCAAGGCGTGGTCGGGGTCTGTGGTTACGGTATTGCAGGCGGGGCCCTCTCCAGTTCGGACGAGCGGATCTTCGGGGCGGTCATCCACCAGGTTGCGGTGGCCATTGACCGCGCCCGGTTGTCAAAGGCCGCCATGGAGCACACGGCCGCGCTCGCCGGGGAACGCTTCCGTTCGGCGCTTCTTTCGTCAATTTCGCACGACCTGCGCACCCCGCTCGCCACCATCACCGGCGCCATCTCCAGCCTGCGGCAGTTCGGCGGCAGGATGAGTGCCGAGACGCGCGACGACATGCTGCAGACCATTGATGAGGAAGGCGCGCGCCTTGCCCGCTATGTCTCCAACCTGCTCGACATGACGCGGATCGAGGCGGGGTCGATAGAACCGTCCCGCGAATGGATTGACCCCGCCGATGTCGTGCGCGAGGCCGCCAGCATGGGCCGGCGGAACCATCCGCAGGCAGATATCGAGACCAGCGTTGCGGTGGACATGCCGCTGATCCGGGGCGATGCGGTGCTTCTGCAGCAGGTGCTCTTCAATCTCGTCGACAATGCGGTAAAGCATGGCGGAGACGGGCCGATCACCCTTTATGCCCGTCCGGACGGGGACGACATCATGATTTCGGTGACCGATCTCGGCAGGGGCATGCCTGCAAGCGAGCTGCCGAAGGTTTTCGGGAAATTCTTCCGCGGCGGCGGGCGAAGCGATGGCCGGGTGATTGGCACGGGACTGGGGCTCGCCATTGCAAAGGGATTTGTCGAGGCCATGGGCGGCACGATTTCCGTCGCAAGCCCGGCCATTCGCAAACGCGGAACTAGGTTCACGATCCGGCTGCCGGTTCCCGAGCAGCCCGATCTTGAAAAGGAAAGCCGATGA
- a CDS encoding response regulator, with amino-acid sequence MSAHRILIVDDEPQILRFLKPALKAAGYDIIEAMTGAEALSRASTQSPDLIILDLGLPDMDGKEVITRLRGWSAIPVIILSARDREAEKIAALDLGADDYVEKPFGIGELTARIRTGLRHSKISDARSEMIQSDGLLIDLAHRTVMRSDTPVRLTPKEYDLLVLLGRHAGKVMTHRALLTSVWGPAHAADLQYLRVFIGQLRAKVEKDPGTPRIILTEPGVGYRFSEGVS; translated from the coding sequence ATGAGTGCCCACAGAATCCTGATCGTCGACGACGAGCCACAGATCCTGCGTTTCCTGAAGCCGGCGCTCAAAGCGGCCGGCTACGATATCATCGAAGCGATGACCGGGGCGGAGGCCTTGTCCAGGGCGTCTACCCAGTCTCCCGACCTGATCATCCTGGATCTCGGTTTGCCCGACATGGACGGCAAGGAGGTGATCACGCGCCTGCGCGGCTGGTCGGCCATTCCGGTCATCATTCTCTCCGCCCGGGACCGGGAGGCCGAGAAGATCGCCGCGCTGGACCTCGGCGCGGACGATTATGTCGAAAAGCCCTTCGGCATCGGCGAGTTGACAGCACGCATCCGCACGGGACTTCGCCACAGCAAGATATCAGACGCCAGAAGCGAGATGATTCAGTCAGACGGGCTTCTCATCGATCTTGCACACCGGACCGTGATGCGGTCTGACACCCCGGTCCGCCTGACACCCAAGGAATACGACCTGCTTGTTCTTCTCGGTCGCCATGCCGGGAAGGTCATGACCCACCGGGCGCTCCTGACCTCGGTCTGGGGACCGGCGCATGCAGCAGACCTGCAATATCTCCGCGTCTTCATAGGCCAGCTCCGGGCGAAGGTGGAAAAGGACCCCGGCACGCCGCGCATCATCCTGACGGAGCCCGGCGTGGGTTACCGGTTCTCGGAGGGCGTCAGCTGA
- the kdpC gene encoding potassium-transporting ATPase subunit KdpC — protein sequence MLNQLRPALSMIVLFTALLGLGYPLALTGIAGAIMPARAGGSLVTANGKPVGSQLIGQAFSSPGYFHGRPSATGGMAYNAAASGGTNLGPTSAKLRDMVAAELGKLTREGASLPLPADAVTSSGSGLDPDISPVFAKLQIARIAGARQMSAPQLAALVEASTDTRALGFIGEPRVNVLKLNLALDKVGRQK from the coding sequence ATGCTGAACCAATTGAGACCCGCCCTTTCCATGATCGTCCTCTTCACCGCATTGCTCGGCCTCGGCTATCCGCTGGCACTGACCGGCATTGCCGGCGCAATCATGCCCGCCAGGGCCGGGGGCAGCCTCGTGACGGCAAACGGCAAGCCGGTCGGCTCGCAGCTCATCGGCCAGGCCTTTTCCAGTCCAGGTTATTTCCATGGCCGCCCCTCGGCGACCGGCGGCATGGCCTATAATGCCGCAGCGTCGGGCGGCACCAATCTCGGTCCCACCTCCGCAAAACTCCGCGACATGGTGGCTGCCGAACTCGGCAAGCTGACGCGGGAGGGCGCAAGCCTTCCCCTGCCAGCCGATGCGGTCACATCCTCGGGTTCCGGCCTCGATCCGGATATCTCGCCGGTCTTCGCGAAACTGCAGATCGCCCGCATCGCCGGGGCCCGGCAGATGTCCGCACCGCAGCTCGCGGCACTGGTGGAGGCCAGCACGGATACCCGTGCTCTCGGGTTCATCGGCGAACCGCGCGTCAACGTGCTGAAGCTCAATTTGGCGCTCGATAAAGTCGGCAGGCAGAAGTAG
- a CDS encoding HlyD family type I secretion periplasmic adaptor subunit, whose protein sequence is MSLSDTMDGDFDPKAREGEILTPEEIWPVRRINIIGGTVAGSLFLFLGVWGYVAPLSSAVIAGGEVQAAQNRQVIQHLEGGTVREIRVENGATVRAGDPLILLDDLQQQSEAKAAREALFEADATLIRLDAEATRGELLFPKDILGRAAADPKSADVLENQRQLFEARRDTRQKVAVELQTRILGSARSADIARDQVLAKQRQMAVTDKQLSFKTGVFERGLTTQDSIYAINVQQLQTETEISALKGQVNQNVETGKQAMAERDRRNAEFLEAVRTEIRDTRARRRDTLIQLARLETQIDHAIIRAPATGTVSGLTVHTVGGVIGAGQQLGLVVPGEQDLVVETTIRLSDVDQVHAGQTAFVRFSSFNQRTTPEIEGTVKTVSADRISNPDGSGSYLAEITLPHDAAIDSLPLMPGMPAEVFIRTGERSFWSYLLKPLSDNFHRALTEE, encoded by the coding sequence ATGAGCCTGTCGGACACGATGGACGGCGATTTTGACCCGAAGGCCCGCGAGGGCGAGATCCTGACGCCGGAAGAGATCTGGCCGGTCCGGCGGATCAACATCATCGGCGGCACGGTGGCAGGCAGCCTGTTCCTGTTTCTCGGCGTCTGGGGCTATGTTGCGCCGCTGTCTTCGGCGGTGATTGCCGGGGGCGAGGTGCAGGCGGCGCAGAACCGGCAGGTGATCCAGCATCTCGAGGGCGGCACGGTGCGCGAGATCCGGGTTGAGAACGGCGCGACGGTGAGGGCCGGCGATCCCCTGATCCTGCTCGACGATCTCCAGCAGCAGAGCGAGGCGAAGGCCGCCCGCGAGGCGCTGTTTGAGGCGGATGCGACGCTCATCCGGCTCGATGCCGAAGCGACCCGTGGCGAACTCCTGTTCCCGAAGGACATTCTCGGGCGGGCCGCCGCCGACCCGAAAAGTGCCGACGTGCTGGAAAACCAGCGGCAGCTGTTCGAGGCCCGCCGCGACACCCGGCAAAAGGTTGCCGTCGAGCTTCAGACCCGCATTCTCGGCAGCGCCAGATCGGCCGACATTGCCCGCGACCAGGTTCTGGCCAAGCAGCGGCAGATGGCGGTGACCGACAAGCAGCTCAGCTTCAAGACCGGTGTCTTCGAGCGCGGCCTGACCACCCAGGATTCGATCTATGCGATCAATGTCCAGCAATTGCAGACCGAGACGGAGATCAGCGCCCTCAAGGGCCAGGTGAACCAGAATGTCGAGACCGGCAAACAGGCGATGGCCGAACGGGACCGCCGCAATGCGGAGTTTCTGGAAGCGGTGCGCACCGAGATCCGCGACACCAGGGCGCGCCGCCGCGATACGCTGATCCAGCTGGCGCGGCTCGAAACCCAGATCGATCACGCCATCATCCGCGCACCCGCCACCGGCACGGTATCGGGCCTGACGGTGCACACCGTCGGCGGCGTCATCGGGGCCGGCCAGCAGCTCGGCCTGGTCGTGCCCGGCGAACAGGATCTGGTGGTCGAAACCACGATCCGGCTCAGCGATGTCGACCAGGTCCATGCCGGACAGACGGCCTTTGTCCGCTTCTCGTCCTTCAACCAGCGCACCACGCCCGAGATCGAGGGGACGGTGAAGACGGTGTCTGCCGACCGGATTTCCAATCCCGATGGCAGCGGCAGCTATCTTGCCGAAATCACCCTGCCGCACGATGCCGCCATCGACAGCCTGCCGCTGATGCCGGGCATGCCTGCCGAAGTGTTCATCCGCACCGGCGAGCGCAGTTTCTGGAGCTATCTCCTGAAACCGCTCAGCGACAATTTCCACCGCGCCCTGACGGAAGAATAG
- a CDS encoding type I secretion system permease/ATPase, translated as MAGRMPASAGARELRDVRKRVLGLFWPAAVFSTFVNLLGLTGSLYMLQVYDRVIPGHSVPTLVALSLLALAMFVAMGVLDHYRARLLARAGVRFQACLDPRIFLLTVTRPARIGEGGNAGLALQDLEAIQKLLSGPAPVAFMDAPWLPVYVLLLFYIHWSLGVVALVSAVALTGLAVWNEYATRRAQEENRTAAGQSQLLEQALRQDVDALRALGMRDNARRRWQILRDRLLETQIRLSDLAGAFSVTSRTFRNFVQSAMLGLGAFLVIHNEMSGGSIIACSILLGRALSPVEMVIGNWGGLTRARAGWKNLSALLDANPREPERTALPAPTGQVALQGVVAIPPMGRVPSLRGLTFSLQPGQALGVIGPSASGKTTLAKLLCGAWPVTSGALRLDGATLDQWHPDALGPHLGYLPQEIALFSGTIADNIARLPSTRPDSGAIVQAAMRAGAHEMILGLPLGYETPVGTGGLHLSGGQRQRVALARALYGDPALVVLDEPNAHLDADGEMALFNAILDLKKRSRTVVVMAHRPSAINACDLLLVLENGVQRQFGPRDEVLKDVMRPVPPSLGTGLIGGVA; from the coding sequence ATGGCAGGCAGGATGCCGGCATCGGCGGGCGCAAGGGAATTGCGGGATGTGCGCAAGCGGGTACTGGGGCTGTTCTGGCCTGCGGCGGTGTTCAGTACCTTTGTCAATCTGCTGGGTCTGACGGGATCGCTTTACATGCTGCAGGTCTATGACCGGGTGATCCCCGGGCATTCGGTGCCGACGCTGGTGGCGCTGTCGCTGCTGGCGCTGGCGATGTTTGTGGCGATGGGGGTGCTGGATCATTACCGGGCGCGGCTTTTGGCGCGGGCGGGCGTGCGGTTTCAGGCCTGCCTTGATCCCCGCATCTTCCTGCTGACGGTGACGCGGCCGGCGCGCATCGGCGAAGGCGGCAATGCCGGCCTTGCGCTGCAGGATCTCGAGGCGATCCAGAAGCTTTTGTCGGGACCTGCCCCCGTCGCCTTCATGGATGCGCCCTGGCTGCCGGTCTATGTGCTGCTGCTGTTCTATATCCACTGGTCGCTCGGCGTGGTCGCACTTGTGTCGGCGGTGGCGCTGACCGGTCTTGCGGTGTGGAACGAATATGCAACCCGCCGGGCGCAGGAGGAGAACCGCACGGCGGCAGGCCAGTCGCAGTTGCTGGAACAGGCGCTGCGCCAGGATGTGGATGCATTGCGCGCGCTCGGCATGCGCGACAATGCCCGCCGCCGCTGGCAGATCCTGCGCGACCGGTTGCTGGAAACCCAGATCCGTCTCAGCGACCTTGCAGGCGCCTTCTCGGTGACATCGAGAACCTTTCGCAATTTCGTCCAGTCGGCCATGCTGGGGCTCGGGGCCTTTCTGGTGATCCACAACGAGATGTCGGGCGGCTCGATCATCGCCTGCTCGATCCTGCTCGGCCGGGCGCTGTCGCCGGTCGAAATGGTGATCGGCAACTGGGGCGGACTGACCCGGGCGCGGGCGGGCTGGAAGAACCTCAGCGCCCTGCTCGATGCCAATCCGCGCGAGCCCGAACGCACCGCGCTGCCCGCTCCCACCGGCCAGGTGGCGCTGCAGGGGGTGGTGGCGATCCCGCCGATGGGCCGGGTGCCGTCGCTGCGCGGCCTGACCTTCAGCCTGCAGCCCGGCCAGGCGCTCGGCGTCATCGGGCCGAGCGCCTCCGGCAAGACGACGCTTGCCAAGCTGCTCTGCGGCGCCTGGCCGGTGACCTCAGGGGCGCTGCGGCTCGACGGGGCAACGCTCGACCAGTGGCATCCCGATGCGCTGGGTCCGCATCTGGGCTATCTCCCCCAGGAAATCGCGCTGTTCTCGGGCACCATCGCCGACAATATCGCCCGGCTGCCGAGCACCCGGCCCGACAGCGGCGCCATCGTCCAGGCGGCAATGCGGGCCGGGGCGCATGAGATGATCCTCGGCCTGCCGCTCGGCTACGAGACGCCTGTCGGAACGGGGGGCCTGCATCTGTCGGGCGGCCAGCGCCAGCGCGTCGCGCTTGCCCGCGCCCTTTACGGCGATCCTGCCCTGGTGGTGCTCGACGAGCCCAATGCCCATCTCGATGCGGATGGCGAAATGGCGCTGTTCAATGCGATCCTCGATCTGAAGAAGCGCAGCCGCACCGTCGTCGTCATGGCGCACCGGCCGAGCGCCATCAATGCCTGCGATCTGCTGCTGGTGCTGGAAAACGGCGTGCAGCGCCAGTTCGGCCCGCGCGACGAGGTGCTGAAGGACGTGATGCGCCCGGTGCCGCCCTCGCTGGGCACCGGGCTGATCGGAGGTGTGGCATGA
- a CDS encoding helix-turn-helix domain-containing protein: MNKSTPRPRGYSSKLRTDAASGTRNGILDAAKALMGAKGIDRVTIAGIGARAGVAASTIYAIFRSKEGIIRALMQQSLFGGPFQTAQKMLDDVTDPVRLVELTAHVARAIYESESNDLGLIRHASGFSEDLRMIEQEFERIRFEMQADRVFKLFEAGKARQGLAVGDARRIMWMYTSRDVYRMMVVDGGWSPDRYQDWLAATLVEALVEPGTP, from the coding sequence ATGAATAAGTCAACACCCCGCCCGCGCGGCTATTCCTCGAAGCTGCGGACCGACGCCGCATCCGGCACGCGCAACGGTATTCTGGACGCCGCAAAGGCGCTGATGGGGGCGAAGGGAATCGACAGGGTGACGATTGCCGGGATCGGGGCAAGGGCTGGCGTCGCCGCCTCGACCATCTACGCGATCTTCAGGTCCAAGGAGGGCATCATCCGGGCGCTGATGCAGCAAAGCCTTTTTGGCGGGCCGTTCCAGACCGCGCAGAAGATGCTCGATGATGTCACCGATCCCGTCCGGCTGGTGGAATTGACGGCACATGTGGCGCGCGCCATCTATGAAAGCGAAAGCAACGACCTTGGCCTGATCCGGCATGCATCCGGATTTTCCGAGGATCTCCGGATGATTGAGCAGGAGTTCGAGCGTATCCGTTTTGAGATGCAGGCAGACCGGGTCTTCAAGCTTTTCGAGGCAGGCAAGGCCCGTCAGGGACTTGCAGTCGGGGATGCCCGGCGCATCATGTGGATGTATACAAGCCGCGATGTCTACCGCATGATGGTTGTCGATGGCGGCTGGTCGCCCGACCGGTATCAGGATTGGCTGGCGGCAACGCTTGTCGAGGCGTTGGTCGAGCCCGGGACACCATGA